CCCGCCGGAGCGAGATCCAAAGGGGACGGAGCGTCGAAAAGGAAACACGTTTTTACGAACGGAATAGGGGAAAACCTTCGGGGAAGGAGAGAGGAAGAGAGGTTCGGGTGCTGTATACCATCATCATGCGTCATTCGGAGATTGACAAAAGAGCCGATCCCTTGGTATACACAACGTGATTTCCTAGGAAGCGACACCCCAGGCGATGGAGGCCTCCCCATGAACGGCGACGATGTTCTCTTCACGAAACCACTTCGGGAACAGGTATACGACTACTTGAAACGCAAGATGAACGAACGGGAGATCGTTCCCGGCGCCTCCATCAACCTCCGGAAGATGAGCAGCCAGCTCGGCATCAGCAAGACCCCCCTGCGGGACGCCTTGCTGCAACTTGAAGGCGAAGGCTTCGTGACCATCCTTCCCCGCAGGGGCATCGTGGTGAACGAACTCTCCCAGAGGGACATCAAGGACTTCTACGAAATCATCGGCGCCCTTGAATCCAGCACGGTCCGCATTGCGGCCTCGCTGATCACTCCGGGAGTTCTTGCGGAACTGGCCTCCATCAACGACGCCATGGACACGGCGTGGCGCCGGGGTAACGCCGAGGAGTACAACGACCTGAACACCGAGTTCCACTGTACTCTTCCCCGTCTTTCGGGGAACCGCCATCTGTTGCGTCTGCTCTCCAACTACCGGAGGCGCCTCTACGACTTCATGCCACGCCGGGACGAACTCATCCACGACTGGGAAGTGCGCTCCATGGCGGAGCACCGGGAATTTGTCTTCCTCCTCGAAGAAGGAAAATGCGAGGAGGCCGCCTCGTTGCTCCAGAACGTGCACTGGTCCTTCGCGCTTCAGGACCAGTTCATCCGGGTCTACTATTTCGAGGCGGAAGAGACGAAGTCCTCGTCGGCGTAGCGCGGAGCGGGATAGTCGTAGAACCCCTTTCCGTTCTTCATGCCCAGACGCCCCGCCTCCACATAACTCCGGAGCAGTTGCCCGTTACTGACGAGTCGTTTGTTTCCCGTGCGCTCCGCCCAGTATTCCGTGATGGTCATGGCCGTGTCGAGGCCCACGAAATCGAGAATCCCCAGGGGACCGATGGGGGTCTTCATTACGCCCATCCAGGCCCGGTCCACGTCGTCCACCGAGGCGACCCCGTCTGCGACGAGCCCCAGCGCGGCATCGTTGAGCGCACAGAGCATGGTATTGAAGACATACCCCACCTGTTCCTTCTTGAGCACGATGGGCACCTGTCCGATCCGCAGGGCAAACTGCCGGAGAATCTCCGCCACCTCCGGCGCCGTTCCCGGATGGGGCATGATGTCCACCACGTTGGCAACCCACACGTAGATGTGGAAATGCATGGCGCAGAAGCGGTCGGGGCGCCCCGTTCCCTCGGCTATCATGGAGGGCAGCAATGTGGAGGAATTCGTGGCAAAGAGCGTCCGCTCCGGGCACAGTCCGTCGAACATGCCGAACACCCTTGCCTTGAGTTCCGGTCGTTCCGGAATGGACTCGCTCACCAGGTCCGCCTCCGCCGCAGCCGCCGCGGCGTCCGTGGTGAACTCGATGCCATCGATAACCTTCCGAACCGTCTCCGCCTCCCGCAAGCCCAGACCCGTGAGGGACGCGGCATACTCGCCGCTCATTCTCCCCCGGGCCTCGTCGAGTTTCGCCCGGTCCACGTCGTAGAGCGTCACACCCAGGCCACACAGCGCACACTGCAGGGCGATCTGACTTCCCATGGTTCCAGCACCCACCACCAGGACCGAATGAATGTCCTCCGCAGATTCAATTTTCTTCATGATCGCATCCTCCTTTTTTCTTCGTCTCATTTTTAATTCGGATCGATTCATTTTCAACCTGCTTTTTCTTCTCCATGTTCCGGCGCACAAAACAGCACAGCACCGGGATCACCGGGATAATGAACTTCTTTTTCTTGAAAACGCATCTCCCTCTCCAAAAGAAAGAAAAAATCCCTTTTTTCATCTCAAAAAAGAATCAAAAGAATCCAAGTGATTCTACATCTTTTAATTGGAAACGACAAGGCTGCCTCAGGACATTCTTTTTTGCATCCAAAATGACGGAATCCCCTCGGAGAGAAACGCTCTCCGAGGGGATTCCGTGATGGTTTCGATTGTGGCGTTCTTTCGCGCCGCCTTCACCGCGAAGGCAGCCTTTTCCGAAAGGAACAAAGCGTCCTTCGGCTTCCGGGTCCGCCGGAAAACCCGGTCCGTTTTTCGAAAAACCTCTCCATATTCACGAAAAAGGGGCTTGGATTGTCAAGTCAAACGCAACGGAGGTGGAGCCAGCTCCCGATAGACCTCCGCCGGAGTGCGCCATCCGAGGCACTTTCGTGGCCTGTTGTTGAGGAGCGATACGTACTGATCCAACTCCTCCCGGCTCACGCTCCGGAAGTCCTTTCCTTACTCATCCGGGCATGTCGGGCGAACTCTTTGCCGTTGTCTACGGTGATGCTGCTGCAGGGCGCTCCATCAAGAATCCATGGGACCGCTTTCGCCAGGGGGGTCGAAGCCCTGCTTCTCAGGGGGGCGGCCACAAGGGAACGAAGACGTTCCCTTTGCGGCGAAGCAAGGGCCGAATCGCTCCCAGAAGGCCTCGGGCGGTTTCTACGGTACACCGTGGGAACCGCGAGGAAAAGCTGCTCCCGGTGAATCACCTGCGCCGGGGACCAGTGTTTCTTCATTCCCCGGCGCAGGATCTCCAGAACGAAGGGATCGGACAGTTTCAGAGACCTTCGACAGGATTCGCGAACCTTGCCAGAGCGGTCCTGAGCTCGAACTCCGCTGTCGTCACGGGCGCCGCCGCCTGCGCGGAATCTCCCGGCGGATGGTGCTCCTGGAACGCCCGATCCGGGAAGCGATCTCCTGCGGGGATACTCCGATTCGCAGGCCGATGACGATGATCTCGCGCTCGTCTCTGGCAAGATGGTGGCGGCTCATGGCCGGTTTCTCCCGCTAGCTGGCTGTTGTAGCGACTCTATCTTAGCGAAGGCCTTGCCGTGGACCTCTCTGTTTTTTCTCGGGGTGTCTCCCTTCCCTTAGCCCTTGTTGCGTTTGAAGTGTAAATCCACCCACTGGATACCACGTGCCACCGTCGTCGGTCAGGAACGTCGCCGCCGGAATAGGTTCATCCCGGCGGCGACGCGAACGGCAGTGGTACACATGCAGAGACGCACGCACGGTTCCCACGCGACGGGACCACGGGAAACCCTTTTCGACAGAGAAAGGAAAACCCCTGTCACTTCCGACGGGACGGTCAGAGCTTCGCCAGGGCCTCCTCCAGGTCGTTTCTGAGGTCGCTCACGTTCTCGATGCCCACGGAATAGCGGATCAGTCCCTCGGGAATGCCCAAGGCGGCGCGCTCTTCCACGGTGCACTCCACGTGGCTCGTCGTGGCGGGCGGCCCCGCGATGGTCTCCACCGCGCCGAGGTTCGCCGCGAGGTGGGCATAGCGGAGGTTTGGCAGAAGTCGCTTCACCGCATCGAAGCCACCCCGGACGAGGAAGCTCAGCATGCCCGAAAAACCCCGCATCTGGCGACAGGCCACATCGTGTCCGGGATGTTCCGGCAATCCGGGGTAGAAGACCTTCTCCACCTTGGGATGCCCCTGGAGAAATTTCGCCAGGGCAAGAGCGCTCTCATTCTGCCTGGACACCCGAAGCTCGAGGGTCTTCATGCCCCGGAGCAGCAGGTAGGCCGACATGGGATGCAGGGTCGCTCCGGTGATCTCCCGGTAGTGATAGATGCGGTGAACCAGATCCGCCCTGCCGCAGACCACGCCGCCGAGCGCGTCCGCATGACCTCCCAGATACTTGGTGGCGCTGTGGACCACCAGGTCGGCCCCGAGGGCGAGGGGGTTCTGATTGATCGGCGTGGCGAAGGTATTGTCCACGGCCACGACGGCACCGGCCTTCTTCGCCGCCCCGGCGAGGCGGGCGATGTCCACCACCTTCATGGTGGGGTTCGTGGGGGTCTCCAGGTAGAGCAGATCGCAGCCCCGGGCGATCTCCGCCTCTATGGCGCCGAAGTCCGTGGTGTCGCAGAGCACCGCCTCCATGCCCACCCGAGGGAAGAACTCCAGGAAGACCTTGCTCGTTCCGCCGTAGGTGTCCTTCAGGGAAACCACCCGCGCACCCGAGGAGAGCAGACCGAAGAGCAGACCCGAGATGGCGCCCATGCCG
Above is a genomic segment from Aminiphilus circumscriptus DSM 16581 containing:
- a CDS encoding cystathionine gamma-synthase family protein yields the protein MEEQYGKDDREQGRGTLAVWGGEMPLKGGNATQVPVVHSVAFGYGDVEEWLDVALGKKAGHIYGRNTNPTVAAFEEKIRLLEGAEAATSFSTGMGAISGLLFGLLSSGARVVSLKDTYGGTSKVFLEFFPRVGMEAVLCDTTDFGAIEAEIARGCDLLYLETPTNPTMKVVDIARLAGAAKKAGAVVAVDNTFATPINQNPLALGADLVVHSATKYLGGHADALGGVVCGRADLVHRIYHYREITGATLHPMSAYLLLRGMKTLELRVSRQNESALALAKFLQGHPKVEKVFYPGLPEHPGHDVACRQMRGFSGMLSFLVRGGFDAVKRLLPNLRYAHLAANLGAVETIAGPPATTSHVECTVEERAALGIPEGLIRYSVGIENVSDLRNDLEEALAKL
- a CDS encoding 3-hydroxyacyl-CoA dehydrogenase translates to MKKIESAEDIHSVLVVGAGTMGSQIALQCALCGLGVTLYDVDRAKLDEARGRMSGEYAASLTGLGLREAETVRKVIDGIEFTTDAAAAAAEADLVSESIPERPELKARVFGMFDGLCPERTLFATNSSTLLPSMIAEGTGRPDRFCAMHFHIYVWVANVVDIMPHPGTAPEVAEILRQFALRIGQVPIVLKKEQVGYVFNTMLCALNDAALGLVADGVASVDDVDRAWMGVMKTPIGPLGILDFVGLDTAMTITEYWAERTGNKRLVSNGQLLRSYVEAGRLGMKNGKGFYDYPAPRYADEDFVSSASK
- a CDS encoding helix-turn-helix domain-containing protein is translated as MSRHHLARDEREIIVIGLRIGVSPQEIASRIGRSRSTIRREIPRRRRRP
- a CDS encoding GntR family transcriptional regulator — translated: MNGDDVLFTKPLREQVYDYLKRKMNEREIVPGASINLRKMSSQLGISKTPLRDALLQLEGEGFVTILPRRGIVVNELSQRDIKDFYEIIGALESSTVRIAASLITPGVLAELASINDAMDTAWRRGNAEEYNDLNTEFHCTLPRLSGNRHLLRLLSNYRRRLYDFMPRRDELIHDWEVRSMAEHREFVFLLEEGKCEEAASLLQNVHWSFALQDQFIRVYYFEAEETKSSSA